From Pseudomonas poae, the proteins below share one genomic window:
- a CDS encoding disulfide bond formation protein B: MSDELRLGRERRFLVLLGIICLALIGGALYMQVVLGEAPCPLCILQRYALLLIAVFAFIGAAMRTKGAITLFEGLVVLSALGGVAAAGHHVYTQFFPQVSCGIDVLQPIVDDLPLAKVFPLGFQVDGFCSTPYPPILGLSLAQWALVAFVLTVILVPLGIYRNRQHKG; this comes from the coding sequence ATGAGTGACGAATTGCGTTTAGGCAGGGAGCGACGCTTTCTGGTGTTGCTGGGCATCATCTGCCTGGCGCTGATTGGCGGTGCACTCTATATGCAGGTGGTACTGGGCGAGGCGCCGTGCCCGCTGTGCATCCTGCAACGCTATGCCTTGCTGTTGATTGCGGTCTTCGCGTTCATCGGCGCGGCCATGCGCACCAAAGGCGCGATCACACTGTTTGAAGGCCTGGTGGTGCTCAGCGCCCTCGGTGGGGTGGCCGCGGCCGGCCATCATGTGTACACCCAGTTCTTCCCTCAGGTCAGCTGCGGCATCGATGTACTGCAACCGATCGTCGACGACCTGCCGCTGGCCAAGGTGTTCCCGCTGGGCTTTCAGGTAGACGGTTTCTGCAGCACCCCGTACCCGCCGATTCTTGGGTTGTCCCTTGCACAATGGGCACTGGTGGCCTTCGTGCTGACCGTGATCCTGGTGCCGCTGGGCATCTATCGGAATCGCCAACACAAAGGCTGA
- the cyoA gene encoding ubiquinol oxidase subunit II, translated as MSKNRYPRLLGFLPLLGMMLMLGGCKWTLMDPKGQIGLDQRNLIITATLLMLLVVVPVIIMTFAFAWKYRASNTSATYAPKWSHSTKIEIAVWLVPILIIIALGYITYKSTHELDPYRPLESNVKPINIEVVALDWKWLFIYPDLGIATVNQIRFPENTPLNFRITSDAVMNSFFIPALGGQIYAMAGMQTRLHLIANEKAEMEGISANYSGAGFTGMKFKAISTSQEDFNAWVAEVKAAPKQLDQAEYDALTKPSQNNPVALYSTYEPNLFQKIVDKYEGMKPGKPVKHEKKEVAAVEGSDTGSHSTAGAEE; from the coding sequence ATGAGTAAAAACAGGTACCCCCGATTACTAGGCTTTTTGCCGCTGCTTGGCATGATGTTAATGCTGGGAGGCTGCAAGTGGACCTTGATGGACCCAAAAGGACAGATCGGTCTGGATCAACGAAACCTGATCATCACCGCGACCCTGCTGATGCTGTTGGTCGTGGTGCCTGTGATCATCATGACCTTCGCCTTCGCCTGGAAATACCGCGCGTCGAACACCAGCGCCACCTACGCGCCGAAGTGGTCGCACTCCACCAAGATCGAAATCGCGGTGTGGCTGGTCCCGATCCTCATCATCATCGCCCTGGGTTACATCACCTATAAGTCGACCCACGAGCTGGACCCGTACCGTCCGCTGGAGTCCAACGTCAAGCCGATCAACATCGAAGTGGTCGCGCTGGACTGGAAGTGGCTGTTCATCTACCCGGACCTGGGTATCGCCACGGTTAACCAGATTCGGTTCCCGGAGAACACTCCGCTTAATTTCCGGATCACCTCCGACGCCGTGATGAACTCGTTCTTCATCCCCGCACTGGGCGGCCAGATCTACGCGATGGCAGGCATGCAGACCCGCCTGCACCTGATCGCCAACGAAAAAGCTGAAATGGAAGGCATCTCCGCTAACTACAGCGGCGCTGGCTTCACCGGCATGAAATTCAAAGCCATCTCGACGAGCCAGGAAGATTTCAACGCCTGGGTAGCCGAAGTCAAGGCCGCACCTAAACAGCTTGATCAAGCTGAATACGACGCCCTGACCAAACCAAGCCAGAACAACCCAGTCGCCCTGTACTCCACGTATGAGCCGAACCTGTTTCAGAAAATCGTCGACAAGTACGAAGGTATGAAGCCAGGCAAGCCGGTCAAGCACGAGAAGAAAGAAGTGGCCGCGGTTGAAGGTTCTGACACGGGCTCGCATTCAACTGCTGGGGCAGAGGAGTAA